One Gordonia mangrovi genomic region harbors:
- a CDS encoding MBL fold metallo-hydrolase encodes MTTIEVTGHRQREAWAEKVLPPVEEVRPGLWSIPVPMAPNPLRYVLIYVLALPDGIALIDTGWPSDDSWQALVDGIHATGHDITDVRHVSITHLHPDHFGLVPRLLEHVDPVLAMHRNDARHLHHVTDTEIEQQLSNAKRELEALGAPDVTDNGFRHIARLPKGRPMDVELEHDEPLNLPGWNVRALWTPGHTAGHLCFADDDAGVIFTGDHLLPRISPNVSTNAFQLHNPLDQYLVSLAHTEKLPDLEALPSHEYRFRGLADRVTDLLEHHEERLREITTAVVESPESTAWEITRSVTWSRPFEQLGTDLARMAMRETHAHLVVLQQRGVLTPTEGSPVRWHLAVPVASTTPDGSPR; translated from the coding sequence ATGACCACGATCGAGGTCACCGGACATCGTCAGCGGGAGGCGTGGGCCGAGAAGGTTCTCCCCCCGGTGGAGGAGGTCCGCCCGGGACTCTGGTCCATCCCCGTCCCGATGGCACCCAACCCGCTGCGCTATGTCCTGATCTACGTCCTGGCACTGCCCGACGGCATCGCCCTGATCGACACCGGTTGGCCCTCGGACGACTCCTGGCAGGCGCTGGTCGACGGCATCCACGCCACCGGCCACGACATCACCGACGTGCGGCACGTCTCGATCACGCATCTGCATCCCGATCACTTCGGCCTGGTGCCGCGCCTGCTCGAGCACGTCGATCCGGTGCTCGCGATGCATCGCAACGATGCCCGTCACCTGCACCATGTCACCGACACCGAGATCGAGCAGCAGCTCTCGAATGCCAAACGGGAGCTCGAGGCGCTGGGCGCGCCGGACGTCACCGACAACGGCTTCCGGCACATCGCGCGACTGCCCAAAGGCCGCCCGATGGACGTCGAACTCGAACACGACGAGCCGCTGAACCTGCCGGGGTGGAACGTCCGCGCGCTGTGGACGCCCGGACACACGGCCGGCCATCTCTGTTTCGCCGACGACGACGCCGGGGTCATCTTCACCGGCGACCACCTGCTGCCCCGGATCAGCCCGAACGTGTCGACCAATGCATTCCAGTTGCACAACCCGCTCGACCAGTACCTGGTCTCCCTCGCCCACACCGAGAAGCTCCCCGACCTCGAGGCACTCCCGTCCCATGAGTACCGGTTCCGCGGACTCGCCGACCGTGTCACGGACCTTCTCGAACACCACGAAGAGCGACTGCGAGAGATCACCACGGCGGTCGTCGAGAGTCCGGAGAGCACCGCGTGGGAGATCACTCGGTCGGTCACCTGGTCGCGTCCATTCGAGCAACTCGGCACCGATCTCGCCCGGATGGCGATGCGGGAGACCCACGCTCATCTCGTCGTCCTCCAACAGCGCGGCGTGCTCACTCCGACCGAGGGCTCGCCGGTCCGCTGGCATCTGGCTGTACCTGTCGCCTCCACCACCCCCGACGGGAGCCCCCGATGA
- a CDS encoding MaoC family dehydratase, producing MTGPVAVGGPYFDELVVGQRFDDAPSVTLTSGLAATHQAILGDRMRLALDATLARRVTGAPEPVAHPGLVCDLAIGQSTLATHHVKANLFYRGLRFLRFPHIGDTLTTTTEVVGLRENSAKPGRAPTGLAALHIITTDQNGRAVLDFHRCAMLPLSASVDPGRTRPADDLHEIGDASSTPTLPEWDLAAFRETVPGQHFSTDLVGTVFASSGDVVSSAPELARLTLNIAATHHDVRVGRQGRLVYGGHTIGLALAQANRALPNLVTVLDWQSCDHTGPVHEGDTLTSELHVEDAAALDSGGGIVALRSMVVAHDPDGAERPVLDWRLRALMA from the coding sequence TACTTCGACGAGCTCGTCGTCGGACAACGTTTCGACGACGCACCGTCGGTGACGCTGACCTCGGGGCTGGCCGCCACCCATCAGGCCATCCTGGGTGATCGGATGCGTTTGGCACTCGACGCGACACTCGCCCGGCGGGTGACCGGAGCGCCGGAGCCGGTGGCCCATCCCGGGCTGGTCTGCGACCTGGCCATCGGTCAGTCCACGCTGGCCACCCATCACGTGAAGGCCAACCTCTTCTACCGCGGGCTACGCTTCCTTCGCTTTCCGCACATCGGCGACACGCTCACCACCACCACCGAGGTCGTGGGGCTGCGGGAGAACTCGGCGAAGCCCGGTCGGGCGCCGACGGGCTTGGCTGCGCTGCACATCATCACCACCGATCAGAACGGACGCGCAGTGCTCGACTTCCATCGGTGCGCGATGCTGCCGCTGAGCGCCTCCGTTGATCCCGGCCGCACCCGGCCCGCCGATGATCTCCACGAGATCGGTGACGCGTCGTCGACGCCCACGCTGCCCGAGTGGGACCTGGCAGCATTCCGGGAAACCGTTCCCGGACAGCACTTCTCCACCGATCTCGTCGGTACTGTCTTCGCCTCGAGCGGTGATGTGGTGTCGAGCGCACCGGAGCTCGCCCGTCTCACCCTCAACATCGCCGCCACTCACCATGACGTCCGGGTCGGGCGGCAGGGACGGCTGGTCTACGGCGGCCACACGATCGGACTCGCGCTGGCCCAGGCCAATCGCGCATTACCCAACCTCGTGACCGTGTTGGACTGGCAGTCGTGTGATCACACCGGTCCGGTTCACGAGGGCGACACCCTCACCAGCGAACTGCACGTCGAGGACGCCGCCGCACTCGACTCGGGCGGCGGGATCGTCGCACTGCGCTCGATGGTGGTCGCCCACGACCCCGATGGCGCCGAGCGACCCGTACTCGACTGGCGCCTGCGCGCCCTGATGGCCTGA
- a CDS encoding CaiB/BaiF CoA transferase family protein: MDNSAGPPLAGITVIALEQAVAAPLATRHLADLGARVIKIERVGEGDFARNYDDAVHGLASHFVWLNRGKESVELDLKTETGRDVLRRLIARADVFLQNLAPGAAARLGFGAEELRAENPGLVVIDMSGYGDAGPYRDRKAYDMLVQAETGLISVTGTADDAAKTGIPTSDIAAGMYALTSVLSALVRRAITGAGASVAVSMFDATVEWMGHPLYMRLYGDRQTPRSGVGHAAIVPYDRYPTSDGEILIGVQNDRGWRVLIAEVLGRPELADDPRYATNIARVQRRAEVDDLVAAETKRFTTDELDAKLADAGVPAAEIRDLEGVVSHPQLAERNRWRDVGTEVGPVRAVLPPMTFADVELPMGDVPALGQHTAAVLAELAQVEKNEP; this comes from the coding sequence ATCGACAACTCTGCGGGACCGCCACTGGCCGGGATCACCGTCATCGCGCTGGAACAGGCGGTGGCCGCGCCGCTGGCCACCCGCCACCTCGCCGACCTCGGAGCGCGCGTGATCAAGATCGAGCGGGTGGGCGAGGGCGACTTCGCCCGGAACTACGATGACGCGGTCCACGGCCTGGCCTCCCATTTCGTGTGGCTCAACCGCGGCAAGGAGTCGGTGGAGCTGGACCTGAAGACGGAGACCGGACGCGACGTGCTGCGCCGACTGATCGCGCGCGCCGATGTGTTCCTGCAGAACCTGGCACCCGGCGCCGCGGCGCGGCTCGGATTCGGTGCCGAGGAGCTGCGGGCCGAGAATCCCGGTCTGGTCGTCATCGACATGTCGGGATACGGGGACGCCGGTCCCTATCGTGATCGCAAGGCCTACGACATGCTCGTGCAGGCCGAGACCGGTCTGATCTCGGTCACCGGCACCGCCGACGACGCGGCCAAGACCGGAATCCCGACGTCGGACATCGCCGCCGGCATGTACGCGCTGACCTCGGTGCTCAGTGCGCTGGTGCGTCGCGCGATCACCGGCGCGGGCGCCTCGGTGGCGGTGTCGATGTTCGATGCCACCGTCGAATGGATGGGTCATCCGCTGTACATGCGGCTCTACGGTGACCGCCAGACCCCGCGTTCGGGTGTCGGCCACGCGGCGATCGTGCCGTACGACCGGTATCCGACCAGCGACGGCGAGATTCTCATCGGTGTGCAGAATGACCGCGGCTGGCGGGTACTCATCGCCGAGGTGCTGGGTCGACCCGAGCTTGCCGACGACCCGCGCTATGCCACCAACATCGCCCGCGTGCAACGGCGGGCCGAGGTCGACGACCTCGTCGCCGCGGAGACCAAGCGGTTCACCACCGACGAGTTGGACGCAAAGCTGGCCGACGCCGGCGTGCCGGCCGCGGAGATCCGCGACCTGGAGGGTGTGGTCAGCCACCCGCAGCTCGCCGAACGGAACCGATGGCGCGACGTCGGCACCGAGGTGGGCCCGGTCCGCGCGGTGCTGCCCCCGATGACCTTCGCCGACGTCGAACTCCCCATGGGCGACGTCCCCGCGCTCGGCCAACACACCGCCGCCGTCCTCGCGGAGCTGGCCCAGGTCGAGAAGAACGAGCCGTAA
- a CDS encoding CoA transferase: MVTDHDRPLSGLHIVEVSSFIASPLAGLTLSQLGAEVTRVDPVGGAADVHRWPVTADGESIYWTGLNRGKWSVTADLRSEAGQSMVQRLVTDSGPGGGILLTNQAGRSWMSHDTLAALRPDVITLELLGRTDGTPGVDYTVNAGLGFPQITGPVGIAEPVNHALPAWDVACGLYAALAISAAVRRRERTGSGAQITLPLEDTALSLAGTLGYLTEPQINGRGRVGTGNDVYGTFGTDFVTADGGRFMIVALTPRHFRDLVDLTGVGDAVAAVAKALGADFRREDDRFTHRAVLNGLIAPWFAARSTAEVEAALQNSSVLSQRYRTFDEVVADGVLSANPMFTEVDQPGIGRYLAAGLPAAFDGEHYATGPARSLGADTPRNQPAQPT; the protein is encoded by the coding sequence ATCGTGACCGATCACGACCGTCCGCTATCCGGCCTGCACATCGTCGAGGTGTCGAGTTTCATCGCGTCGCCGCTGGCCGGTCTCACCCTGTCGCAGTTGGGGGCCGAGGTGACCCGGGTCGATCCGGTCGGCGGCGCCGCCGATGTCCATCGGTGGCCGGTGACCGCCGACGGCGAGTCGATCTACTGGACCGGGCTCAACCGGGGCAAGTGGTCGGTGACCGCGGATCTGCGCAGCGAGGCCGGACAGTCGATGGTGCAGCGCCTCGTCACCGACTCGGGGCCCGGCGGCGGCATCCTGCTGACCAACCAGGCCGGCCGTTCGTGGATGAGCCATGACACGCTCGCGGCTCTCCGCCCCGACGTGATCACCCTGGAGTTGCTGGGCCGTACCGACGGCACGCCGGGCGTCGACTACACGGTGAACGCCGGACTCGGCTTCCCGCAGATCACCGGGCCGGTGGGGATTGCCGAGCCGGTGAACCACGCTCTCCCGGCGTGGGACGTCGCCTGCGGACTCTATGCCGCGCTGGCGATCTCGGCCGCGGTTCGCCGCCGGGAACGCACCGGCTCCGGAGCACAGATCACCCTGCCGCTCGAGGACACCGCGCTGTCGCTCGCCGGCACACTCGGATACCTGACCGAGCCGCAGATCAACGGCCGCGGCCGCGTCGGCACCGGCAACGACGTGTACGGCACGTTCGGAACGGATTTCGTCACCGCGGACGGCGGCCGGTTCATGATCGTCGCACTCACCCCCCGCCACTTCCGCGATCTCGTGGACCTCACCGGCGTCGGCGATGCGGTTGCCGCCGTGGCGAAGGCCCTCGGCGCCGATTTCCGTCGCGAGGATGACCGATTCACCCACCGCGCAGTGCTCAACGGCCTGATCGCACCCTGGTTCGCCGCCCGATCCACTGCGGAAGTGGAAGCAGCACTGCAGAACTCGTCGGTCCTGTCGCAGCGGTATCGTACATTCGACGAGGTGGTCGCCGACGGTGTCCTGAGCGCCAACCCGATGTTCACCGAGGTCGATCAGCCCGGCATCGGCCGCTACCTCGCCGCCGGCCTGCCCGCCGCCTTCGACGGCGAGCACTACGCCACCGGTCCGGCCCGCTCCCTCGGCGCCGATACCCCCCGCAACCAACCCGCCCAACCCACCTGA